In Chitinophaga varians, the following are encoded in one genomic region:
- a CDS encoding family 43 glycosylhydrolase, with protein sequence MYQKFLVIALLFFCSASLYAQQSDNEDGTYTNPVIWSDFPDNDVIRVGDTYYMVATTMYFFPGVPLLQSKDLVNWTYVANAVTRFRQHPFYDFKGGNRYGRGQWASSIRYHKGKFYILFMTLDEGGFLCTAARAEGPWEVQKLVRPYYDPGLFFDEDGRIYVAHGYSKLSVTEVDANLAPIGRDSIVFDKVQRPGLEGSHVYKENGYYYIYATYGGGDGYQVCLRSKNIYGPYEEKTVLKDDMNLYGKGVHQGALVETPQGEWWSIIFQDRGGVGRVPTLQPVQWIDGWPIPGKNGRAVVTHVKPRTEAVVPVEILPTSDEFDGDKPGIQWAWNHNPDDSAWSLIKRKGYLRLTTAGIAADLLHARNSLTQRMFGPFSEATAAFDISGMKAGDVAGLAVLQLPYAFIGVSAGAPAKFIVMEHAGSRKDSVAIGKEKRVFFRASVNTMKDQAYFSYSFDNRTYIPLGDTLNMQFNLKMFTGNRFTLFNYATLKNGGYVDVDWFHMDTRKGAPNLFKASSRIAAEMYDDIYGARVVPGNDGDGPGQQELAHLTAGSWVRFNQVDFDKGYQFLLLRVAPRGGRINVYIDNDSLNPYATVAVPEEPLLNYTTVSVPVKQLAGRHRLTFAFTGETPSTARFSWFTFANDKQQTYTSPPLISHIYTADPSAHLFNGKIYIYPSHDTATNTKESDNGDHFQMADYHIFSMDSIGGKVTDHGIALRVHDVPWASKQLWAPDAAFSKGIYYLYFPAKDKEGVFRIGVASSRQPTGPFVAEKEPIAGSYSIDPCVFRDDDGSFYLYFGGIWGGQLQNWDNNRYDATATLRKKNEVAILPRVAKLSPDMKSLESAPLAVKITDSNGRLYNEQENDKRFFEAAWMHKYNGKYYFSYSTGDTHNIVYAIGDSPYGPFTYQGVILKPVDGWTNHHSIVQIGHKWYLFYHDTQLSGKTHLRNVKVMELKYNSDGTIQTLSAFR encoded by the coding sequence ATGTATCAGAAATTCCTCGTTATAGCACTCCTTTTCTTTTGTAGTGCTTCGCTTTATGCGCAGCAGTCTGATAATGAAGACGGCACTTACACCAATCCGGTCATCTGGTCCGACTTCCCGGATAACGATGTAATCCGCGTGGGGGATACTTATTATATGGTAGCTACTACCATGTATTTTTTCCCCGGCGTGCCATTACTGCAGTCGAAAGATCTGGTGAACTGGACGTATGTTGCCAATGCCGTGACGCGGTTCAGGCAGCATCCGTTTTATGATTTTAAAGGCGGGAACAGGTATGGAAGAGGGCAGTGGGCCAGCAGTATCCGCTATCACAAGGGTAAGTTCTACATACTATTCATGACACTGGACGAAGGCGGGTTTTTATGCACCGCTGCCAGGGCGGAAGGGCCCTGGGAGGTGCAAAAGCTGGTGAGGCCCTACTATGACCCCGGATTGTTTTTTGATGAGGACGGGCGCATCTACGTCGCCCACGGTTATTCTAAACTGTCTGTGACAGAAGTGGATGCTAACCTTGCCCCCATTGGAAGAGACAGTATTGTGTTTGACAAGGTGCAACGGCCGGGGTTGGAGGGATCACATGTCTATAAGGAAAACGGATACTATTATATCTATGCAACCTATGGTGGTGGAGACGGTTACCAGGTTTGCCTCCGGTCAAAAAATATATACGGCCCCTATGAGGAAAAAACCGTGCTGAAAGATGATATGAACCTCTATGGTAAAGGTGTTCATCAGGGTGCGCTGGTCGAAACGCCCCAGGGGGAATGGTGGAGTATTATCTTTCAGGACAGGGGAGGGGTAGGAAGAGTGCCGACTTTGCAGCCGGTGCAGTGGATAGATGGCTGGCCTATCCCCGGAAAAAACGGAAGAGCGGTGGTGACCCATGTTAAACCACGTACAGAAGCCGTCGTTCCGGTAGAAATACTTCCCACCAGTGATGAGTTTGATGGCGATAAGCCTGGCATACAATGGGCCTGGAACCACAATCCTGATGACAGCGCCTGGTCTTTAATAAAACGGAAAGGTTATCTGCGGCTCACTACCGCCGGCATCGCCGCTGATTTGCTGCATGCGCGGAATTCACTCACACAACGGATGTTTGGCCCTTTCTCCGAAGCCACCGCAGCATTCGATATTAGCGGAATGAAAGCAGGTGATGTGGCGGGACTGGCTGTTTTGCAACTCCCCTATGCCTTTATCGGTGTCAGCGCCGGAGCGCCGGCAAAGTTTATTGTGATGGAGCATGCCGGCAGCAGGAAAGACAGTGTTGCCATAGGAAAGGAAAAACGGGTGTTCTTCAGGGCTTCCGTTAATACCATGAAAGATCAGGCCTACTTCAGTTATAGCTTCGATAACAGGACATATATCCCTCTGGGTGATACGCTGAATATGCAGTTCAACCTGAAAATGTTTACTGGTAACCGGTTTACGCTGTTTAATTATGCCACGCTTAAAAACGGAGGCTATGTTGATGTGGACTGGTTTCATATGGATACCCGGAAGGGAGCCCCTAACCTCTTTAAGGCGTCTTCCCGTATTGCTGCGGAAATGTATGATGACATTTACGGTGCACGTGTGGTCCCCGGAAACGATGGAGACGGACCGGGGCAGCAGGAGTTAGCCCATTTGACGGCCGGTTCATGGGTGCGGTTTAACCAGGTGGATTTTGACAAGGGATATCAATTCCTGTTGCTGCGGGTGGCGCCCCGCGGAGGGCGTATAAACGTGTATATCGATAATGATTCATTGAATCCCTATGCTACAGTGGCCGTGCCCGAAGAACCGCTGCTGAACTATACGACGGTCAGCGTGCCTGTGAAGCAGCTTGCCGGCAGGCACCGGCTGACGTTTGCATTTACGGGGGAAACTCCGTCCACCGCCCGTTTCAGCTGGTTTACCTTCGCCAATGACAAGCAGCAAACGTATACATCGCCCCCGCTGATATCACATATCTACACCGCTGACCCGTCTGCACATCTCTTCAACGGAAAAATATATATCTATCCTTCGCATGATACAGCCACCAATACGAAGGAAAGTGATAACGGAGACCATTTCCAGATGGCGGACTACCACATTTTTTCCATGGACTCCATCGGCGGGAAGGTAACAGACCATGGGATTGCGCTCCGGGTGCATGATGTGCCATGGGCTTCCAAACAGCTGTGGGCGCCGGATGCAGCATTTTCAAAAGGAATATATTATTTATATTTCCCGGCGAAGGATAAGGAAGGGGTATTCAGAATCGGCGTTGCTTCTTCCAGACAGCCGACTGGTCCTTTTGTGGCCGAAAAAGAACCGATTGCCGGAAGTTACAGCATCGACCCCTGTGTATTCAGGGACGATGATGGTTCTTTTTATTTGTACTTTGGCGGTATCTGGGGAGGACAACTGCAAAACTGGGATAATAACCGCTATGACGCCACTGCAACGCTGCGTAAAAAAAATGAAGTGGCTATTCTTCCCCGCGTGGCAAAACTCTCCCCGGACATGAAAAGCCTGGAAAGCGCTCCGTTGGCCGTAAAAATAACAGACAGCAACGGCCGGCTGTACAATGAGCAGGAGAACGACAAACGCTTTTTTGAAGCGGCCTGGATGCACAAGTACAATGGCAAATATTATTTCTCTTATTCAACCGGCGATACGCACAATATTGTTTATGCGATTGGAGACAGCCCATATGGTCCCTTCACTTATCAGGGGGTTATTCTGAAACCGGTTGACGGCTGGACCAACCATCATTCGATTGTCCAAATCGGGCATAAATGGTATTTGTTTTATCATGATACGCAGCTGTCGGGTAAAACACACCTGAGAAACGTCAAAGTAATGGAGCTGAAGTATAACAGCGATGGTACTATTCAAACGTTAAGCGCATTCAGATAA
- a CDS encoding endo-1,4-beta-xylanase — MKYIRHVIIVLLAVAISFSCVAYQAHSFVAPGARGLKDYYRDYFPIGVAVSARALHTEEAGLVVRQFNSITPENAMKMGVIHPGEQLYNWKDADSIAAFARRNGMKLRGHTLVWHNQAPGWIFKDAGGQQVSKDVLLQRLKEHITTVVKRYKGVVYAWDVANEVISDRKDEFYRNSLWYQICGEEYIEKAFQWAHEADPDALLFYNDYNEINTVKREKIIRMLNGLVSKGVPVHGVGLQAHWAVNEPSAEQLDKTMADFAKLGLKIQITEFDVSVYPKEHEMREREAGDSATAFTAAKELQQLEQYRRCFASFRKYRDVLTGVTFWNISDRYSWLDNFPVRGRKDYPLLFDKELQPKKAFWSVVKF; from the coding sequence ATGAAGTATATCCGCCACGTTATTATTGTTTTGCTGGCCGTCGCCATAAGTTTTTCCTGCGTGGCCTACCAGGCTCATTCTTTTGTTGCGCCGGGGGCACGGGGACTAAAAGACTATTACAGGGATTATTTTCCTATAGGCGTGGCCGTTTCAGCGCGTGCGCTGCATACAGAGGAAGCCGGACTGGTGGTCCGGCAATTCAACAGCATTACCCCGGAGAATGCTATGAAGATGGGCGTAATTCATCCGGGGGAGCAGCTGTACAACTGGAAGGATGCTGATTCTATCGCAGCTTTTGCCCGCCGTAACGGAATGAAGCTCAGGGGGCATACCCTGGTCTGGCATAATCAGGCCCCGGGATGGATTTTTAAGGATGCCGGCGGACAACAGGTGTCCAAAGACGTATTATTACAACGCCTGAAAGAACATATTACCACTGTTGTAAAGAGATATAAAGGCGTCGTATATGCCTGGGACGTGGCCAATGAAGTGATCAGTGACCGTAAGGATGAGTTTTACCGGAATTCATTGTGGTACCAGATCTGTGGCGAAGAATACATTGAAAAAGCATTTCAGTGGGCCCATGAAGCAGACCCTGATGCGTTGTTGTTTTATAATGACTACAATGAGATAAACACCGTAAAACGGGAAAAAATTATCCGTATGCTCAATGGCCTTGTCAGCAAAGGAGTGCCGGTCCACGGCGTGGGATTGCAGGCGCATTGGGCCGTAAATGAGCCATCGGCGGAGCAGCTGGATAAAACGATGGCAGATTTTGCAAAACTGGGACTGAAAATACAGATTACTGAATTTGATGTTTCCGTGTATCCCAAGGAACATGAGATGAGGGAACGGGAAGCGGGCGACAGCGCCACGGCGTTTACCGCAGCAAAGGAGCTACAACAGCTGGAGCAGTACCGCCGGTGTTTTGCATCTTTTCGCAAGTATCGCGATGTGCTGACAGGTGTAACGTTTTGGAATATCTCCGACCGGTATAGCTGGCTGGACAACTTTCCGGTGCGTGGCAGAAAAGATTATCCATTGCTGTTCGACAAGGAGTTGCAACCCAAGAAAGCGTTTTGGTCAGTCGTTAAATTTTGA
- a CDS encoding 3-oxoacyl-ACP synthase III family protein produces MKKCNAVVTAVGGYVPPHIVYNEELEQKMNIPSGWILKYLGVNERRYIREEGVGTSAICVQAALEICRKRGIQPSELDAIVLATATPDMITPSTSNIVAREIGASKAWAIDINGACSGFLSALDIASRYIEQNIYRYVLVLGADKMSSIIGGQDRITSCLFADGGGGVLLEPGPPDSGIQHCFLRTDGSGADLLYVKAGGSRWPSSAATVNNQEHYLYMDGKAIFDYAVLRLTESITNTMVKNDLSAQDITWLVPHQANQRIIDRTAEVLSFPTEKIMRNVDRYGNTTSGTIPLCLWDYESQLKKGDRLLLAAFGAGFTWGALYMIWGYDGQG; encoded by the coding sequence ATGAAAAAGTGCAATGCGGTTGTCACAGCAGTCGGCGGATACGTCCCGCCTCACATCGTTTACAACGAAGAATTGGAACAAAAAATGAATATCCCGTCCGGGTGGATTCTTAAATATCTTGGCGTTAACGAGCGGCGGTATATCCGGGAGGAAGGCGTCGGCACTTCTGCCATATGCGTGCAGGCAGCCCTTGAAATCTGCCGTAAACGCGGCATACAGCCATCAGAACTGGATGCCATTGTACTGGCCACGGCCACGCCGGATATGATCACGCCTTCCACCAGCAATATTGTTGCCCGTGAAATCGGCGCCAGCAAAGCCTGGGCTATCGATATCAACGGCGCGTGCAGCGGTTTTCTCTCTGCCCTGGATATTGCCTCCCGGTATATAGAACAGAACATATACCGCTACGTGCTGGTACTGGGAGCAGATAAAATGAGCAGTATTATCGGCGGCCAGGACCGCATCACCTCCTGCCTTTTCGCCGATGGCGGAGGGGGTGTGTTACTGGAGCCCGGGCCTCCCGACAGCGGAATACAGCACTGTTTCCTTCGTACAGACGGCAGCGGCGCCGACCTGCTGTATGTGAAAGCCGGAGGTTCGCGCTGGCCGTCCTCTGCAGCCACGGTCAACAACCAGGAACATTATCTCTACATGGACGGCAAAGCTATCTTCGATTATGCAGTATTACGCCTCACGGAATCCATTACCAATACAATGGTGAAAAACGACCTGTCAGCACAGGACATCACCTGGCTGGTGCCCCATCAGGCTAATCAGCGGATCATTGACCGCACGGCAGAAGTGCTGTCTTTTCCTACTGAAAAAATAATGCGGAACGTTGACCGCTACGGCAACACCACTTCCGGTACAATTCCCCTGTGCCTGTGGGATTACGAGTCACAGCTGAAAAAAGGGGACCGCCTGCTGCTTGCCGCTTTCGGCGCCGGGTTCACCTGGGGAGCATTGTATATGATCTGGGGATATGATGGTCAGGGCTAG